Genomic segment of Prosthecobacter debontii:
GAGTGTGAGAAGAAGCCGCATTTGTCGGGGGGGGAATCGGAATTCAATGGTCTAATATCGAGAAATCACAAGGCCGATACGATAATTTTCATAATTTATGAAAATTTTGTCAGAAATGAGTTCGATTTTCCAGCTTATGATTACTTTTTCTGCTCCAGCTAGAGAAACCAGAGCCTCCCCTTCCAAATTCCCCTCACTTCCCCCTCAAAAGGCGATTCAGAATTGATTCTCAAGTGTTCGTTCAGGTCTCCATTGCCAAAACCTCTCGTCTCTTTTTTGAGAAGCCTCTCGCCTTGGCAAACTTGGACAAACAAGCCTTCACTCATCTCTTCCTCATAAGCGTATCCCTAGCTCTCTTGGTTGACACTGGCCTTGCCACCTCCATCCTCAGACAATCTTTATCTTTTTTCCATGCACTCCTCCCTCGAACTGAAACGTGAAGTGGACGCCATCCAGATCCCCAGTGGTGACTCCATCAAACTGCCCCTCGGCATGAAGGTGATCATCACCCAATCCCTCGGTGGCACCTATACCGTGGCGACTGACTTCGGCCTCGCCCGTATCAGCGCCAAGGATGTGGACGCCCTCGGCATTGACCCCGAGGCCTCGAAAAAAGAATCTGAGAGCACCTCCTCCAACATTCCCGAGAATGCCAGCGACCTCGAAGCTCAGGTCTGGAACCAGCTCAAGAACGTCTATGACCCCGAAATCCCCGTCAACATCGTCGACCTCGGCCTTGTCTATGACTGCCATGTCGAGCAGACCGATGAGGGCAAAAACCGCGCTGTGGTCAAGATGACCCTCACCGCCCCGGGCTGCGGCATGGGCCCCACCATCGCCGCCGATGCCCAGAGCCGCATTATGACCATCGAAGACATGGACGACGCAGCCGTCGAACTCGTCTGGGAGCCTGCCTGGAATCAAGGTATGATCTCCATCGAGGGCAAGATGAAGCTCGGCATGATCTAACGGATCGCTTCCAGTCATTTTCGACAGGGCCAGCCCAGCGCTGGCCCTTTTTGTTGCGTCAGAGGATCAGCATGCAGTCGCCATAGCTGAAGAAACGATACCGCTCTCGGATCGCCTCTTCATAGGCCCGCAAGATCAGTTCCTTCCCGGCAAAGGCGCTAACAAGCATGATCAGCGTGGATTTCGGCAGGTGAAAGTTCGTTAGCATCGCCCCCACGGCGCGAAACTCATAACCTGGATAGATGAAGATGTCCGTGCTACCGCTCTGGGCCACTACCCGCCCGGCATTGTCCCGCGCCACCGTCTCCAACGTACGCATCGCCGTCGTGCCCACCGCCACCACCCGCTTCGCCTGACCGATGGCCACTGCCGTCTCCTCAGTCACCTCATACTGCTCGCTGTGCATCACATGCTCGGCTATTTTTTCCGCCTTCACGGGCTGAAAGGTGCCCACACCGACGTGCAGCGTCACAAAGGCATGCGGCAGCTGGGCTAGAATCTCCGGTGTGAAATGCAGCCCTGCTGTTGGGGCTGCAATGGCTCCCGCCGCCTGGGCAAAAACGGTCTGATAACGCTCCCGATCCGCTGGCTGATCATCCCGGCCCATGTAATGCGGCAGTGCCAGGTGCCCATGCGCCGCCTCATCCACCTCGCGATCCCACTGGATGACACGCTCGCCATTCTCCAGAATCTGCTCTACCGTCCCCGTTGCCTCGCCAATCTCCACCGTGTGGCCGATGCGAAACTTCTTTCCCGGCTTCACCATACAGCGCCAGCGCGTCGCCGTCAGTGGCTCCAGACGCAGCACCTCGCGCGAGCCTTCATTGGAAAAATATCGAGCCGGGACCACTCGCGTGTTGTTCATGACAAACAAATCCCCCTCCCGCACAAACTCTGGCAAGTCCGTGAACATCCGATGCGTGATCGTGCCCGACTGCCGATCCACCACCAGCATGCGAGAAGCCGCTCGATCCGGCAGCGGCTCACTGGCAATCAATTCAGGTGGCAGGTGATAATCAAAATCAGAGGTCAGCACGGCAGGAGGTGGCAGGTGATTCTAGCGAATCCACGAAAACCACCGGTAAAGCAACCGAAAGACCGCATGTCGCTTCCCTTCCCCCGTGAACCCCAAGGCACTTAGCATGACGTTTCCACCAGTGGAATCTCTTGCCAAAGCGCAGCAGGCTTTCCACCCTAGATACCTCATGCGCTTACTCGCTCTCACTTTATTCAGCCTTGTCTCCCTCTCGGCAGCTCTGATGGCCGCTGAAGATTTTCCTCTGGCACCTGCTCAGGAATGCCGTCCCCGCAATGGTCTGCCGAATTTCTTGGCCAAGGTCAAGCAGCCGGGCGCAGAAGTGAAAATCGCTTACCTCGGTGGAAGCATCACAGCCCAAGAGGGCTGGAGGCCTAAGACACTGGCACATTTCCAGACGACCTATCCGCAGGCAAAGATCGACCAAATCCACGCGGCCATCGGCGGCACAGGATCAGACTTGGGGGTATTTCGCTTGAAGCAAGATGTCTTGGATCAAAAGCCAGATCTCATGTTTGTGGAATTTGCTGTGAACGATGGCGGAGCTGCCCCCGAACAGATCTTCAGGTGCATGGAGGGCATTGTGCGCCAGACCTGGAAGGCGCTGCCGGAGTGCGACATCTGTTTTGTCTATACGGTAACGGAAGCTCTCGTGGCACCGCTAAAGGAGGGCAAGTTCCAACGCTCCGCCAGTGCCATGGAAAAGATCGCTGAACACTACGGCATCCCGACCATTCACATGGGGCTGGAAGTCGCAAAGCTGGCCAAAGAAGGCACGCTGGTGTGGAAAGCCCCGCTGCCAAAAACGGATGAGGAGAAGAAGGCAATGGTGGGTAAGTTTATCTTTGCTCCCGATAGCGTGCACCCTCACCCCGAGACGGGTCATGAGCTGTATCTCGCCGCCATCGTTCGATCACTCGACCCGATCCAGCAAGCCACGAAGACCCCAGCCCCCCACGTGCTGGACGCGCCATTCATCGCCACGAACTACGAGCAGGCCAAGATGCTGCCCATCTCTGCTGCCAAACTGTCCTCTGGATTTGCCAAGATGGATTTGGCGAATGATCCCTTTGGCAAACGCTGGGCCAGCCGCATGAAGGATCTGCACAAGGCAGGCAAAGCAGGTGACACCATCACCTTCAAATTCAAAGGCACCCGCTGCGCCATCTATGACCTCGTAGGCCCTGATTGTGGTCAGGTCATCGTCACGTTGGACGATCAACCTGCCCGCATCGTGCCACGCTTTGACGCATACTGTACTTATCATCGCCTGAATACCCTACTGATTGGCAGTGATCTCTCTGACACCGTGCACACCGTAAAAATCGAGATCCACCCCGACCAACCTGATAAGGCAAAGATTCTCGAAAAGAATAACAATAAGATCGACAAACCTGAACGCTTCGACGGCACGAACATCTACCCCGGCGCCATCTTGTTGGTAGGAGAATTGGTCGAGTAGTTCAGCGTATTCCGGCAGCGCAGCTCAGATACCGGAACTTCAGGAAATGTTGATCATGATGGGGGAAGCTCCACCCAGCCACTGCTCTCCACCTGAGGGGAATCAAGGCGTCAAGATGAGAAAGACTTGCCAAAGCCGCCAAAGTCTAATGCTGCTGAGGTGACACCACTCGTCCGTTTTTTGCTCGCCGAGTGGGATGCAGTCCCTACACTCACACCGACCTTTATCTTTTTCCCGACCGACCATGAAACAATACGCCCTTGGCATCGACTACGGCACCAACTCCTGCCGCTCCCTTCTGATCGACCTCGAGAATGGTGCAGAAATGGGTTCCTCCGTTTTCAACTACCCCTCCGGAGAAATGGGGGTCTTGCTGGACGCGAAAGACCCGCATGTGGCTCGTCAAAACCCTCAAGATTACCTGGATGGCATGGTGGCCATCACCCGAGGAGCGCTGGAACAAGCAGCAACCAAAATCCCAGGTTTCGATCCGGCCCAAGTCATTGGCATTGGCATCGATACCACAGGCAGCACACCGATCCCCGTCAATCAGGACGGCACCCCCCTCGGCCTGCTGCCAGAATTCAAAGGCAACCTCAATGCTATGGTCTGGCTGTGGAAGGATCATACAGGCTACGCCGAGGCCGCAGAGATCACCGAGTTGGCTCGTCAAATCCGGCCGAACATCATCGCGAAATGCGGAGGCATTTATTCCAGCGAGTGGTTCTGGAGTAAGATCCTGCGCCTGCGCCGGATTGATCCTGAAGTCTTCGCTGCCGCATATAGCTTCGTCGAGCATTGCGATTGGCTCCCAGCAGTGCTGGCAGGTGACACCACGCCCACCACGCTGAAACGCAGTGTTTGTGCCGCTGGCCATAAGGCGATGTTTAGTGCGGAGTGGGGCGGTTTGCCCGACAAGGAGTTTCTCTCCCAACTAGATCCCACTTTGGCGGATCTGAGGGATCGCCTTTACGGCGAGGCTCATACGTCAGATGTCAAAGCCGGTAGCCTGTGTGCCGA
This window contains:
- the sufT gene encoding putative Fe-S cluster assembly protein SufT, which encodes MHSSLELKREVDAIQIPSGDSIKLPLGMKVIITQSLGGTYTVATDFGLARISAKDVDALGIDPEASKKESESTSSNIPENASDLEAQVWNQLKNVYDPEIPVNIVDLGLVYDCHVEQTDEGKNRAVVKMTLTAPGCGMGPTIAADAQSRIMTIEDMDDAAVELVWEPAWNQGMISIEGKMKLGMI
- the queA gene encoding tRNA preQ1(34) S-adenosylmethionine ribosyltransferase-isomerase QueA; amino-acid sequence: MLTSDFDYHLPPELIASEPLPDRAASRMLVVDRQSGTITHRMFTDLPEFVREGDLFVMNNTRVVPARYFSNEGSREVLRLEPLTATRWRCMVKPGKKFRIGHTVEIGEATGTVEQILENGERVIQWDREVDEAAHGHLALPHYMGRDDQPADRERYQTVFAQAAGAIAAPTAGLHFTPEILAQLPHAFVTLHVGVGTFQPVKAEKIAEHVMHSEQYEVTEETAVAIGQAKRVVAVGTTAMRTLETVARDNAGRVVAQSGSTDIFIYPGYEFRAVGAMLTNFHLPKSTLIMLVSAFAGKELILRAYEEAIRERYRFFSYGDCMLIL
- a CDS encoding SGNH/GDSL hydrolase family protein; the encoded protein is MTFPPVESLAKAQQAFHPRYLMRLLALTLFSLVSLSAALMAAEDFPLAPAQECRPRNGLPNFLAKVKQPGAEVKIAYLGGSITAQEGWRPKTLAHFQTTYPQAKIDQIHAAIGGTGSDLGVFRLKQDVLDQKPDLMFVEFAVNDGGAAPEQIFRCMEGIVRQTWKALPECDICFVYTVTEALVAPLKEGKFQRSASAMEKIAEHYGIPTIHMGLEVAKLAKEGTLVWKAPLPKTDEEKKAMVGKFIFAPDSVHPHPETGHELYLAAIVRSLDPIQQATKTPAPHVLDAPFIATNYEQAKMLPISAAKLSSGFAKMDLANDPFGKRWASRMKDLHKAGKAGDTITFKFKGTRCAIYDLVGPDCGQVIVTLDDQPARIVPRFDAYCTYHRLNTLLIGSDLSDTVHTVKIEIHPDQPDKAKILEKNNNKIDKPERFDGTNIYPGAILLVGELVE